The genomic stretch GAATTTGAAAAAAAGGTTGGCTATTGTCGCGCCGTGGTTGCGGGCGGATTTGTGCATGTGGCTGGCACCGTGGGCCAGGGCGCCGATGTGGTGAGCCAATGCCAGTCCGCTTTGGACATCATCGCCAATGCCCTGGAAGAGGCAGGGGTTGGATTCTCCGATGTGGTGCGGGTGAATTACTACCTGCCTGACCGGCGGGAGTTTGAGGCCTGTTGGCCGATACTGGCAGAGGTCTTTGGCGACAATCCACCGGCGGCCACGATGATTGAATGTGGCTTGATCGACCCGAAATACCGCATCGAGATCGAAGTGACCGCTTTGGCGCCGGGCGCCAGTTAACGGGGATCCGGCAGGCGTGGGATCGGACGTTCGGTGATTTCGCCGTTATGATTGATGGCGTCATCGCGGCGCCATTCTTCGTAGAGATGTACGAGGTGTTCCATTGTTTTGGGATCGTTCTGGCGCAGCTCGGCAATCATGATACGCGCATCATCCACCAGATTGCACATGATCCCTCGAATAGAGGCCTTAAGCAGGTCTTTGTCCAGATCCTGTTGGGCGATGCCAACCGCAAGGAATTCATAGTAGTTCAGCATCTGCTGCAGCGCATCAGCCCCGTCCCTAAGCGCTGCGGCGCGCGCTTCATCCTGGGGGGAGCAGCCTGTTGCTGTTCGCGCGGCGCGCCAGTCGGCCAGGGTGATGTCCTGATCGACAGGAAAGGCCAGTTTGCGCTGGGTGTTCGTCCGTTGGAAGTATTCCGAAAGCCGGGTTTCAAACAGGATGGTGATGGTGTGCTGCTTGCGCTGCGCCAGCCGGGTGGCCTTGGTGGAGCGGCGATAGGTCCAGAGGGCGACCAAAAGGCCCAGGACTGCGGTCAGTGTGGCGGCAGCAATGCCAAACAGCGTGACCAGAATTTTGTAATCTTCGGAAGGTTGATCGGGAATATGGCGCAGCAACGCCTGGAATTCCCCAGTGATGAGAAAGGTGGACAAGGCTGCAAAGACCAGAATCACCGACGCTGCCAGAACTGCGGTGGCGGTCACAAAAATTACCTGTAAGGATCTACCCAAAGAAAAAAGGCCCCAAAGACCAAGGTGTTGAGATAATTTTGGGGCGATCAGCCGTTACCAAAACCTTCGCGCATCATTGGTCTGTTTCCTTCTGTATCATTTCTGATTGGGTATAGAGCAATCCTATACCATATGGAGGCGCCGGGCCAAGCCCTGATCCTGTGGCGGCGTCTGCGGTCGGGACCTGCATAGCGGCCGCATGATGAGGAACCGTCGCTGTCTGAGCCTGTCACCATGGTGTTCACATGGGGTTAAGCCTGCGTATTGCAAGGGGGCATCTACCAATGCTTAAGGCTCTTGCAGTAGCCTGTGCCAAAACCTGCCGGGGCTGGCCTTGCACATCGCAAGCCACTGGACCTTGGCGGGAAACTGCGTCATACGGATAGGGAAATCTTCGGAGGCATTCATGGGAATTCTGAACACTCTTTTACGCGCTGTGACCTGGTGGAACGGTCAGACGCTGAATACCCAGATCTTTACCGCCCGCAAGGGGATCAAGGTGGGAGAGGATGACCAGGGCAATGTGTTCTACCGCAATGCCGATGACAGCCGTCGCTGGGTCATTTTCAACGGCGAAATCGAGGCCTCGCGCATTGGCGCTGATTGGCATGGCTGGCTGCACCGCACCTTTGATGAGCTGCCCAGCAAAAAGCCACTTGTTCACAAGGTCTGGGAAAAGCCGCATCAGGAAAACCTGACAGGTACATTGCAGGCCTATGCACCGGCCGGGTCGATCCGCAGTGGCGCCAGCCCCGCATCGCGCAGCGATTACGAGGCATGGGTGCCGGAATAGGGCCTGATCCCAGGACCTCCGATCGCATATATCACTGGACCCAAGGGCGGAACGCTCTTTGGTCCTTTCCTCTTTTTGACCCATAGATCTAGGCAGACACGCTATGTCGCATAACACAACTGAAGTTCTGACAGGCGGGCTGGTTCTGGCAGCGGCCATTGGTTTTGCTGTCTATGCAGGGCAGGTCGCCGGGCTGTCTAGCGCGGGCAGCGGCTATGAGCTCACGGCCTCTTTTCGATCGCTGGAAGGCGTTGGCGTCGGCACCGATGTACGCCTTGCCGGGGTTAAGATCGGCACCGTTACCGGGGTGGATCTGAACGCGGAAACCTTTCGGGCGGATACCAGATTTTCGGTTCTTGAGGGCATTCAGGTCCCGGATGACAGTTCGGTGATCATCTCATCCGAAGGTTTGTTGGGCGGCAACTTTGTCGAGGTGATGCCCGGGGGATCACCCTACAATTTTGAACCGGGAGACGAGGTTCTGGACACCCAGGGGGCGGTCAGTCTGATTTCCCTGTTGGTGAAGTTTGTGTCTGGCAGCGGGGGGGACTCGTGATTTTGGGACGCGCATTTTCCGGCCTGTCTGACGCCTTGCGGGCAATGCCCCTTGCCTTTGGCCTTCTGGCGCTCGGGCTCAGCACCACTGTCGCCCCAAGCACGCTGTTTGCTCAGGAGCCTGCAGAGCGTGGAGTGGCGGCCATTTTACGCGGGCTGGATAAGGTCAACGGCCATCACGCCGACATTGAAGTCCAGGTCGGGGGCAGCGCCGAGATCTATGGGTTGATTGTCACTCTGGCCGAGTGTCGCTATCCGGTGGCCAACCCAACCGGGGATGCCTATGCCTATCTCACCATCCGGGATCCGCTGAGTGGCGAAGTCTTTTTTGACGGCTGGATGATTGCCTCCAGCCCGGCGCTGTCGGCCCTGGATCACGCCCGCTATGATGTCTGGGTCATCCGCTGCAACAGCAGCGCGGGCGAGGGCAGCTGAGGCGCCTCAAAATCCGCGTCGTGTTCCAACGCCTGTTGCAGGCGCGCCTTATAGGCGGCGCGGCTGATTTCTATTGCGCCCAGCGAGGCCAGATGCGGCGTCAGGAACTGAGTGTCGCAGAGCTGAAACCCGGCTTGGCGCAACCGATCCATCAGATAGGCCAGGGCAATTTTTGAGGTGTCGCGTTGGCGCGAGAACATGCTCTCGCCAAAAAAGCCCCCCCCCAGAGAGACGCCATAGACGCCGCCAACCAGGTTGCCCTCTTGATCCCAGACCTCAAGCGAATGGGCATGTCCCATGGCGTGAAGATCTTGGTAGCGGGCAAAAATTTCGCCATTGATCCAAGTCTCTGCCCTGTCGGCGCAGGCGTCGACCACCTGGTCAAAGGCGCGGTTCACAGAAATATCATAGGCGTTGCGGCGAATGGTTTTGGCCAGCGAGCGCGAGATATGGAAATCATCAATGGGAAAGATGCCGCGGCGTTTGGGATCGACCCAAAAAATCTCATCATCTTCGCGGTGCTCGGCCATCGGAAAAACACCGACAGAATAGGCATGCAGCAAAAGATCCGGGGTGAGGCTCATCAATCTGCCTGGACAACGAGTGGGGACAGGGAAACGGGGCTGCGAAACGGGGCAGGGCGGTTGGTGTCACTGCCAGAGCGGCAGTTAGAAATTGGGGCGCTCCGCTATGGAAACGCCCCAATCCAGTAGGAGGCTTACTTACCCCCGAGATTTTCTTCCAGCCAGTGTTCCAGCCAGTGAATGCCGTAGTCGCCAGATTGCACATCGGGCTCTTGCAGCAGAGCATCGAACAGCGGCACGGTGGTGTCGATGCCATCCACGATCAGCTCCCCCAGGGCGCGGCTCAGACGCGCCAGGGCTTCGGGACGGTCGCGGCCATGCACGATCAGCTTGCCAATCAGGCTGTCGTAATAGGGCGGGATCGAATAGCCATCATAAAGCGCCGAATCCATCCGCACGCCCAGACCACCGGGGGCATGGTACGCGGTGATTTTACCTGGGCACGGAGAGAAGTTCGGCAGTTTTTCAGCATTGATCCGCACCTCAATTGCATGGCCGTTGATCTGCAAATCGTCCTGGGTAAAGGAGAGCGGCAGACCTTCTGCAACGCGGATTTGTTCGCGCACCAGATCAACACCAAAAATGGCCTCGGTGACCGGGTGTTCCACCTGCAAACGAGTGTTCATCTCGATGAAATAGAACTCGCCGTCCTCATAGAGAAATTCAACGGTGCCAGCCCCGGAATAGGACATGGCGCCAACCGCATCGGCGCAGATTTTGCCAATGCGCGCACGCTCTTCAGGGCTGATCGAGGGGCCGGGGGCTTCCTCGAACACTTTCTGGTGGCGGCGTTGCAGCGAACAGTCGCGCTCTGCCAGATGAACGCCGTTGCCTTTGCCATCGCCAAAGACCTGCACTTCGATGTGACGCGGCTTCTGGAGGTACTTCTCCATATAGACTTCGTCATTGCCAAAGGCGGCTTTCGCTTCTGAGCGGGCGGTGGAGAAGGCCACATCAATATCAGCCGCCGAGGTGGCAACCTTCATGCCGCGGCCGCCACCACCTGCGGTGGCCTTGATGATCACAGGGTAGCCCATGTCGGCAGCAGCCTTGCGGGCGCTTTCCACATCGGGCACGCCGCCTTCAGAGCCGGGAACCACGGGGATCCCCAGGGCCTTGGCGGTCTCTTTGGCGGTGATCTTGTCGCCCATGGTGCGGATATCGGCGGCCGAGGGGCCAATGAAGGTCAGCCCGTGGTCTTCGATGATCTGCACAAAGTTGGCGTTTTCCGACAAAAAGCCATAGCCGGGATGCACCGCCTGCGCGCCGGTGATCTCACAGGCCGAGATAATGGCCGGGATCGACAGGTAGCTTTGCGCGCCAGAGGGCGGTCCGATACAGACGGATTCGTCAGCCATGCGCACATGCATCGCATCGGCATCTGCGGTGGAATGCACCGCAACCGATTTGATGCCCATCTCGCGGCAGGCCCGGATCACGCGCAGCGCAATCTCTCCGCGGTTGGCAATCAGGATCTTGTCAAACATGGGCTGCCCTTACTCGATGATGGCCAGCGGAGATCCAAATTCGACGGCAGCGCCATCTTCAACCAGGATGCGCTTGACGGTACCGGATTTTGGCGCCGGGATATGGTTCATGGTTTTCATCGCTTCTACGATCAAAATGGTGTCGCCCTCATTGACCTGTTTGCCAACAGCGATAAAGGCAGGCGCACCGGGTTCTGCCTGCAAATACACGGTGCCAACCATCGGCGAGGTAACGGCGCCGGGGTGGCTGGCCGGATCCTCGGCTGCTGGGGCTGTGGCTGCGGGAGCCGCTGCTGCAGCGACGGGGGCGGCGGCCACAGGCGCGGCCACCTGTACAGGGGCTGCTGGCGCGGCGATGGCCTGGCGCGATACGCGCACATTCAGGCTGTCGTCTTCGCTATAGTCGCGTTTGACCTCCAGTTCGGTCAGGTCGTTGTCGCGCAGCAATTCGGCCAGTGCCTTGATGAATGCCACATCTGCTTCGTGCGTTTTGTTTGTCATTGTGTCCTCAGCCGGTTCCGACAGATCTGCCACAGGTTTGCCACTTGGGCAGCCTGGAAATTAACAGCGCTTATAGGGGAAGCTTTACCACAAGGAAAGCACTGTCGATTACAGTGATAAAATGGGCAGGCTTGCCGGGATTCGCAATCGCTGAGCCAAAGTTTTCATCACCGACCGTCAGTTACAGCGGCATGCCGCCCAGCTTTGCCACCAGTTCTGGCAGCTTGCGGGCGTTGAATTTCTGCAAGAGATGGGCACGATGGGTTTCAATCGTGCGATAGGACAGGTCCAGCTTCAGGCCGATTTCCTTGGCCGAAAGCCCCTTGCAGGTGAGGATCGCCACCTCGCGTTCACGCGGGGTGAGGCTGACCACCGGCCGATCCTCTGAGATATCGGCAAAGGACCAGATGCCGGTGCGAAACGGATCCTCTGGGCTGATGGAGCGCCCCCGCACCCGACACCAGAACAATTCGCCAGAGTGGCGACGCATGATGCGTTCATCATTGTAAAGCCCGGTTTTGGCGCCTTCGTCTTGCTGCAGCAGTTGACCAATGCGGTGGTAATCTTCCTGGCTGGGATACAGCTCGGCAATCAATACATCGGCGTGATCCGCAGGGGTGCCGCCAAAGGTGACGGCAAACTGCTGGTTACACCGTTTGATCACACGGTTTTCCAAAACGGCGAGCCCCACAGGGGCATGGTCAAAGGCAATATCGCTCATGCCTCCTATTAACCGGGTATTTTTGCGGAATTGAAGGGGAAGCTGCACCATGGAAGGGTGTTTTTGACAGGTTCTTTGTCGCAAGGCTCCGGGGAGGGAGCAAAAGAGCCGACCATTCAGGAGGAGATCAGGCGATGAATATCGCGCAATGGCTGTATCGGCAGGCGCAGGCAGAGGGCGACCGTCCGGCGCTTTACCTGGGGCAGGATCTGGTGGCCAACTATCAGAGCTTCCATCACAAAGCCGCCGCACTTGCGGGGTGGCTGGTGGCGCAGGGTGTGCAGCCCGGCGATCGGATCGCCCTGTTTATGAAGAACTGCCCGGACTATCTGATCTCGCTTTATGGCATTTGGTATGCCGGCGCTGCGGCGGTGCCAATCAACGCCAAGCTGCACGGCCGTGAGGCGCAGTATATTCTGCAGGATTCCGGGGCGCGGATGGTTATTGTCTCAGCTGGACTGGACAGCGCCCTGGCGGAAGTCGGGGTTGAAACACCGGTGGTGTCGATCGCGGCTGATCGCTATCGGCAGGCTATGGGCTGTGCACCCGTTGCTGAGCCCGTGCAGCGGCATCCACAGGATCTGGCCTGGCTGTTTTATACCTCTGGCACCACGGGTCAGCCCAAGGGGGTGCAGATCACCCATCGCATGCTGGTGGCGGTCTCGCTGAGCTATTTTGCCGATGTGGATGCGGCCACGGGTGCTGATCAGATCCTTTATGCGGCCCCGATGAGCCACGGCGCAGGGCTGTATAATATGCTGCATGTTCTGGTTGGGGCGGCCCATGTCTGCCCGGTGTCAGGCGGCTTTGACGAGGCAGAGATCTTTGATCTGGCGGAACATTTTGGCCGGGTGCAGATCTTCGCGGCCCCCACCATGGTGACGCGGATGACCGCAGTGGCCAAGGCGCAGGGGCGCAGTGGCACCGGGCTGCGCAGCGTCGTCTATGCGGGGGGGCCAATGTATCTGGCCGACATCATCGAGGCCGAGGCGCATTTTGGCCCGATCTTTATTCAGATCTACGGTCAGGGCGAATGTCCGATGGGCATTACCGCGCTGAAACGGGCCGAGGTCAGCGACCGCAGCCATCCCGACTGGAAACTGCGCCTTGCAGGGGTAGGGCGCGCCCAAAGCGGTGTCGAATTGCGTATTGGCACCCCAGAGGGGCAGCCGCTGCCAGCGGGAGAGCTGGGCGAAATCATGGTGCGCGGCGATGCGGTGATGCCGGGGTATTGGAACAACCCGCAGGCCACCGCGCAGACCCTAAAGGACGGCTGGCTGATGACCGGCGATATGGGAGTTATGGACACGGCCGGCTATCTGACTTTGCAAGACCGCTCCAAGGATCTGATCATTTCCGGTGGCTCAAACATCTATCCGCGCGAGGTCGAGGAGGTGCTGCTGACCCACCCCCAGGTGCAGGAGGTCTCTGTGGTGGGGCGGCCCCATGCGGATTGGGGCGAAGAGGTGGTGGCCTTTGTGGTGGGAGAGGTGGCGGAGGCCGATCTGGACGCCCTGTGCCGCGACCAGATTGCCCGCTTCAAATGCCCCAAGGCCTATGTCTTTGTTCCCGAGCTGCCCAAGAACAACTACGGCAAGGTGTTGAAAACCGAATTGCGGGCGCGATTGCTGTAAAGCCCTTGCTAAAGACCATCGGCACCTAGGCTCAGCCGGGGGACCTGCCTTGCAAATATGCCAAAGTTGTCTAATGTCTCGGTATGGTTGTTGGGATCTTTCCATTTTCACCTTGAGGGGTATTATTATGAAGCTACTTCTTTCGCTTTGCGTTCCTGCTGCGATCTTGAGCACTGCCGCTTTGGCTGGGAGCTCATTTCAGAACACCTGTTCAAATTTCCAATTTTCCTATCTGGGCAATGACGCGGGTATTACCGCAACCTGTCTGACCAGCAATGGCGACGCCAACCAGACGAGCATTGTCATCCGTGGGATATCCAATCAAAATGGTATTTTAACCCAGGATGGGGCTCCGAGCTCGTTCCAGAAAAGCTGTGGCAACATTGGGCTGTGGAGTGACCTCAGATCGGTGACGCTGACGGCGAACTGCCGCGCCCCGAATGGCGAATTCATTGAAACCTCAATCGAAATTGATGGCATCTCCAATCAAGATGGGGTTCTGAGCTACTAACGCTCTCTACACAGTCCACAAATTTAAAGGCGGTACCCTGTGCCGCCTTTAAATTTGTGCCGCCTGTATATTTCCTGTGAAGCAACAAAAGGAAAGACCGGCCCCCCAGAGGGAGGCCGGTCAGAGTGGTATTGCCTGGGCTTTTGGGCCTGAGCAACGGGGAGTGGCCCGGAAATCAGATCGCCAGATATTCCGCCCGCAGCTCGGCGTTTTCCAGAACCTCGGCGGCGGTGCCGTCAAAGACGATGCCACCAGTGTCCAGGATCACTGCACGATCCGCCAGTTCCAGCGCCCGCACAGCGTTTTGTTCCACCAGAATGGTGGTCATGCCCTGTTCCTTGACGTGGATGAGGGTCTTTTCGATCTCATCCACAATCACCGGCGCCAGGCCTTCATAGGGTTCATCCAGCAGCAGCACCTTGATGTCCCGCGCCAGAGCACGGGCGATGGCCAGCATCTGCTGTTCGCCGCCTGACAGGGTCACGCCCTCTTGCTTGCGACGTTCGCCCAGACGCGGGAACAGATCATAAAGCCGTTCGATCGACCAGCCGATGGGCGGGGCAATCTGCGCCAGTTGCAGGTTTTCCTCGACGGTGAGGCCGGCAATGATGCGGCGATCTTCGGGCACCAGGCCCAGACCCGCGGCTGCGGCCTCGTGGCTTTCCATCAGGTGCAGTGGCTGGTGATCCAGCCAGATCTCCCCCTGGGTCACCATCGGCGAGCCGGTACGGGCGATGGAGCGCAGGGTCGAGGTCTTGCCCGCGCCGTTGCGGCCCAGCAGTGCCAGGATTTCGCCCTCGTGGACGTTAAAGTTGATGCCCTGCACGATATAGCTTTCGCCATAATAGGCATGCATGTCCCAGACCGACAGAAAGGCCGGCGCGGTGGTTGCCGCATTGGCGTTCTTGGAAAAGTCGGGTTTGACGTTCATCTGTCTTGTCCTTTCTTACTCTGACCCATCCTGACGCGGGGTTGCCGCGCAGCAGGAGGGGCCGGGAGTGTCCGTTTTTACGCCGACTCGCCGAGATAGGCTTCGCGCACTTTTGGATTGCCACGGATGTTTTGGGGATCATCCTCGACCAGGGGCGTGCCCTGGGCCAGAACGGTGATCCGATCCGCAAGAGAAAACACCACATGCATGTCGTGCTCGATAATGGCGATGGTGATGTCGCGCTGTTCCTTGATCTCTTTCAACAGATCAATGGTGTTGTTGGTATCCGCCCGCGCCATCCCCGCGGTGGGTTCATCCAGCAGCAACAGACGCGGCTCTTGCGACAGGCACATGCCGATCTCAAGACGGCGTTTGTCCCCCCGCGACAGCGAGGCAGAATGCATGTGGCGCTTGTCTGCCATATTCATTTCTACCAGCATGGCTTCGGCCTTTTCCAGCACGTCGGTTTCACTGGGAACCGAGGTGATCGCATTCAGGGAAAAGGCGCCATCCCGTTTGGCAAAGCAGGGGATCAACATGTTTTCCAGCACCGTGAGATCGCCAAATATTTCAGGCGTTTGAAAGACGCGGCTGATGCCCATTTGGTTGATCTCATAGGGTTTGCGCCCCAGCACC from Phaeobacter sp. G2 encodes the following:
- a CDS encoding RidA family protein, whose product is MARITRISSGGEFEKKVGYCRAVVAGGFVHVAGTVGQGADVVSQCQSALDIIANALEEAGVGFSDVVRVNYYLPDRREFEACWPILAEVFGDNPPAATMIECGLIDPKYRIEIEVTALAPGAS
- a CDS encoding DUF4760 domain-containing protein, whose translation is MTATAVLAASVILVFAALSTFLITGEFQALLRHIPDQPSEDYKILVTLFGIAAATLTAVLGLLVALWTYRRSTKATRLAQRKQHTITILFETRLSEYFQRTNTQRKLAFPVDQDITLADWRAARTATGCSPQDEARAAALRDGADALQQMLNYYEFLAVGIAQQDLDKDLLKASIRGIMCNLVDDARIMIAELRQNDPKTMEHLVHLYEEWRRDDAINHNGEITERPIPRLPDPR
- a CDS encoding NADH:ubiquinone oxidoreductase subunit NDUFA12, which translates into the protein MGILNTLLRAVTWWNGQTLNTQIFTARKGIKVGEDDQGNVFYRNADDSRRWVIFNGEIEASRIGADWHGWLHRTFDELPSKKPLVHKVWEKPHQENLTGTLQAYAPAGSIRSGASPASRSDYEAWVPE
- the mlaD gene encoding outer membrane lipid asymmetry maintenance protein MlaD, which produces MSHNTTEVLTGGLVLAAAIGFAVYAGQVAGLSSAGSGYELTASFRSLEGVGVGTDVRLAGVKIGTVTGVDLNAETFRADTRFSVLEGIQVPDDSSVIISSEGLLGGNFVEVMPGGSPYNFEPGDEVLDTQGAVSLISLLVKFVSGSGGDS
- a CDS encoding DUF2155 domain-containing protein, which gives rise to MPLAFGLLALGLSTTVAPSTLFAQEPAERGVAAILRGLDKVNGHHADIEVQVGGSAEIYGLIVTLAECRYPVANPTGDAYAYLTIRDPLSGEVFFDGWMIASSPALSALDHARYDVWVIRCNSSAGEGS
- the aat gene encoding leucyl/phenylalanyl-tRNA--protein transferase, producing the protein MSLTPDLLLHAYSVGVFPMAEHREDDEIFWVDPKRRGIFPIDDFHISRSLAKTIRRNAYDISVNRAFDQVVDACADRAETWINGEIFARYQDLHAMGHAHSLEVWDQEGNLVGGVYGVSLGGGFFGESMFSRQRDTSKIALAYLMDRLRQAGFQLCDTQFLTPHLASLGAIEISRAAYKARLQQALEHDADFEAPQLPSPALLLQRMTQTS
- the accC gene encoding acetyl-CoA carboxylase biotin carboxylase subunit codes for the protein MFDKILIANRGEIALRVIRACREMGIKSVAVHSTADADAMHVRMADESVCIGPPSGAQSYLSIPAIISACEITGAQAVHPGYGFLSENANFVQIIEDHGLTFIGPSAADIRTMGDKITAKETAKALGIPVVPGSEGGVPDVESARKAAADMGYPVIIKATAGGGGRGMKVATSAADIDVAFSTARSEAKAAFGNDEVYMEKYLQKPRHIEVQVFGDGKGNGVHLAERDCSLQRRHQKVFEEAPGPSISPEERARIGKICADAVGAMSYSGAGTVEFLYEDGEFYFIEMNTRLQVEHPVTEAIFGVDLVREQIRVAEGLPLSFTQDDLQINGHAIEVRINAEKLPNFSPCPGKITAYHAPGGLGVRMDSALYDGYSIPPYYDSLIGKLIVHGRDRPEALARLSRALGELIVDGIDTTVPLFDALLQEPDVQSGDYGIHWLEHWLEENLGGK
- the accB gene encoding acetyl-CoA carboxylase biotin carboxyl carrier protein — its product is MTNKTHEADVAFIKALAELLRDNDLTELEVKRDYSEDDSLNVRVSRQAIAAPAAPVQVAAPVAAAPVAAAAAPAATAPAAEDPASHPGAVTSPMVGTVYLQAEPGAPAFIAVGKQVNEGDTILIVEAMKTMNHIPAPKSGTVKRILVEDGAAVEFGSPLAIIE
- a CDS encoding PAS and helix-turn-helix domain-containing protein; translation: MSDIAFDHAPVGLAVLENRVIKRCNQQFAVTFGGTPADHADVLIAELYPSQEDYHRIGQLLQQDEGAKTGLYNDERIMRRHSGELFWCRVRGRSISPEDPFRTGIWSFADISEDRPVVSLTPREREVAILTCKGLSAKEIGLKLDLSYRTIETHRAHLLQKFNARKLPELVAKLGGMPL
- a CDS encoding AMP-binding protein, producing MNIAQWLYRQAQAEGDRPALYLGQDLVANYQSFHHKAAALAGWLVAQGVQPGDRIALFMKNCPDYLISLYGIWYAGAAAVPINAKLHGREAQYILQDSGARMVIVSAGLDSALAEVGVETPVVSIAADRYRQAMGCAPVAEPVQRHPQDLAWLFYTSGTTGQPKGVQITHRMLVAVSLSYFADVDAATGADQILYAAPMSHGAGLYNMLHVLVGAAHVCPVSGGFDEAEIFDLAEHFGRVQIFAAPTMVTRMTAVAKAQGRSGTGLRSVVYAGGPMYLADIIEAEAHFGPIFIQIYGQGECPMGITALKRAEVSDRSHPDWKLRLAGVGRAQSGVELRIGTPEGQPLPAGELGEIMVRGDAVMPGYWNNPQATAQTLKDGWLMTGDMGVMDTAGYLTLQDRSKDLIISGGSNIYPREVEEVLLTHPQVQEVSVVGRPHADWGEEVVAFVVGEVAEADLDALCRDQIARFKCPKAYVFVPELPKNNYGKVLKTELRARLL
- a CDS encoding CVNH domain-containing protein, whose protein sequence is MKLLLSLCVPAAILSTAALAGSSFQNTCSNFQFSYLGNDAGITATCLTSNGDANQTSIVIRGISNQNGILTQDGAPSSFQKSCGNIGLWSDLRSVTLTANCRAPNGEFIETSIEIDGISNQDGVLSY
- a CDS encoding ABC transporter ATP-binding protein, which gives rise to MNVKPDFSKNANAATTAPAFLSVWDMHAYYGESYIVQGINFNVHEGEILALLGRNGAGKTSTLRSIARTGSPMVTQGEIWLDHQPLHLMESHEAAAAGLGLVPEDRRIIAGLTVEENLQLAQIAPPIGWSIERLYDLFPRLGERRKQEGVTLSGGEQQMLAIARALARDIKVLLLDEPYEGLAPVIVDEIEKTLIHVKEQGMTTILVEQNAVRALELADRAVILDTGGIVFDGTAAEVLENAELRAEYLAI
- a CDS encoding ABC transporter ATP-binding protein; the encoded protein is MGILEVKNVGKRFGGLQALGDVNLSVKENTVHAIIGPNGAGKSTLLNCLVGKLIPDTGSVMFDGQSVLGRKPYEINQMGISRVFQTPEIFGDLTVLENMLIPCFAKRDGAFSLNAITSVPSETDVLEKAEAMLVEMNMADKRHMHSASLSRGDKRRLEIGMCLSQEPRLLLLDEPTAGMARADTNNTIDLLKEIKEQRDITIAIIEHDMHVVFSLADRITVLAQGTPLVEDDPQNIRGNPKVREAYLGESA